One region of Gorilla gorilla gorilla isolate KB3781 chromosome 13, NHGRI_mGorGor1-v2.1_pri, whole genome shotgun sequence genomic DNA includes:
- the LOC115935867 gene encoding insulin-like growth factor-binding protein-like 1 isoform X1 translates to MPRLSLLLPLLLLLLLPLLPPLPPSLGIRDVGGRRPECGPCRPEGCPAPAPCPAPGISALDECGCCARCLGAEGASCGGRAGGRCGPGLVCASRAAGAAPEGTGLCVCAQRGTVCGSDGRSYPSVCALRLRARHTPRAHPGHLHKARDGPCEFAPVVVVPPRSVHNVTGAQVGLSCEVRAVPTPVITWRKVTKSPEGTQALEELPGDHVNIAVQVRGGPSDHEATAWILINPLRKEDEGVYQCHAANMVGEAESHSTVTVLDLSKYRSFHFPAPDDRM, encoded by the exons ATGCCGCGCTTGTCTCTGCTCTTGccgctgctgcttctgctgctgctgccgctgctgccgCCGCTGCCCCCGAGCCTCGGGATCCGGGACGTGGGCGGCCGGCGCCCCGAGTGTGGTCCGTGCCGGCCAGAGGGCTGCCCGGCGCCTGCGCCCTGCCCGGCGCCCGGGATCTCGGCGCTCGACGAGTGCGGCTGCTGCGCTCGCTGCCTGGGAGCCGAGGGCGCGAGCTGCGGGGGCCGCGCCGGCGGGCGCTGTGGCCCCGGCCTGGTATGCGCGAGCCGGGCCGCTGGGGCAGCGCCCGAGGGCACCGGGCTCTGCGTGTGCGCGCAGCGCGGCACCGTCTGCGGCTCCGACGGTCGCTCGTACCCCAGCGTCTGCGCGCTGCGCCTGCGCGCTCGGCACACGCCCCGCGCGCACCCCGGTCACCTGCACAAGGCGCGCGACGGCCCTTGCGAGTTCG CTCCTGTGGTCGTCGTTCCTCCCCGAAGTGTTCACAACGTCACCGGGGCGCAGGTGGGCCTGTCCTGTGAAGTGAGGGCTGTGCCTACCCCAGTCATCACGTGGAGAAAG GTCACGAAGTCCCCTGAGGGCACCCAAGCACTGGAGGAGCTGCCTGGGGACCATGTCAATATAGCCGTCCAAGTGCGAGGGGGCCCTTCTGACCATGAGGCCACGGCCTGGATTTTG ATCAACCCCCTGCGAAAGGAGGATGAGGGTGTGTACCAGTGCCATGCAGCCAACATGGTGGGAGAGGCTGAGTCCCACAGCACAGTGACGGTTCTAGATCTGAGTAAATACAGGAGCTTCCACTTCCCAGCTCCCGATGACCGCATGTGA
- the LOC129524687 gene encoding aldehyde dehydrogenase X, mitochondrial-like, with product MLRFLAPQLLSLQGRTARYSSAAALPSPILNPDIPYNQLFINNEWQDALSKKTFPTVNPTTGEVIGHVAEGDRADVDRAMKAAREDFRLGSPWHRMDASERGRLLNRLADLTLDNGKPFQESYALDLDEVIKVYRYFAGWADKWHGKTIPVDGQHFCFTRHEPVGVCGQIIPWNFPLVMQGWKLAPALATGNTVVMKVAEQTPLSALYLASLIKEAGFPPGVVNIITGYGPTAGAAITQHMDVDKVAFTSSTEVGHLIQKAAGDSNLKRVTLELGGKSPSIVLADADMEHAVEQWH from the exons ATGCTGCGCTTCCTGGCACCCCAGCTGCTTAGCCTCCAGGGCAGGACTGCCCGCTACTCCTCGGCAGCAGCCCTCCCAAGCCCCATTCTGAACCCAGACATCCCCTACAACCAGCTGTTCATCAACAATGAATGGCAAGATGCACTCAGCAAGAAGACCTTCCCAACGGTCAACCCTACCACCGGGGAGGTCATCGGGCACGTGGCTGAAGGTGACCGGGCTGATGTGGATCGGGCCATGAAAGCAGCCCGGGAAGACTTCCGCCTGGGGTCCCCATGGCACCGGATGGATGCCTCTGAGCGGGGCCGGCTGCTGAACCGCCTGGCAGACCTA ACCTTGGACAATGGGAAGCCTTTCCAAGAGTCTTACGCCTTGGACTTGGATGAGGTCATCAAGGTGTATCGGTACTTTGCTGGCTGGGCTGACAAGTGGCATGGCAAGACCATCCCCGTGGATGGCCAGCATTTCTGCTTCACCCGGCATGAGCCCGTTGGTGTCTGTGGCCAGATCATCCCGTGGAACTTCCCCTTGGTCATGCAGGGTTGGAAACTTGCCCCGGCACTCGCCACAGGCAACACTGTGGTTATGAAGGTGGCAGAGCAGACCCCCCTCTCTGCCCTGTATTTGGCTTCCCTCATCAAGGAGGCAGGCTTTCCCCCTGGGGTGGTGAACATCATCACGGGCTATGGCCCAACAGCAGGTGCGGCCATCACCCAGCACATGGATGTTGACAAAGTTGCCTTCACCAGTTCCACTGAGGTGGGCCACCTGATCCAGAAAGCAGCTGGCGATTCCAACCTCAAGAGAGTCACCCTGGAGCTGGGTGGTAAGAGCCCCAGCATCGTGCTGGCCGATGCTGACATGGAGCATGCCGTGGAGCAGTGGCACTAA
- the LOC129524766 gene encoding aldehyde dehydrogenase X, mitochondrial-like has product MGQCCCAGSRTFVEESIYNEFLERTVEKAKQRKVGNPFELDTQQEPQVDKEQFERVLGYIQLGQKEGAKLLCGGERFGERGFFIKPTVFGGVQDDMRIAKEEIFGPMQPMFKFKKIEEVIERANNTRYVLAAAVFTRDLDKAMYFTQALQAGTVWVNTYNIVTCHTPFGGFKESGNGRELGEDGLKAYTEVKTVTIKVPQKKS; this is encoded by the coding sequence ATGGGCCAGTGCTGCTGTGCTGGCTCCCGGACCTTCGTGGAAGAATCCATCTACAATGAGTTTCTCGAGAGAACCGTGGAGAAAGCAAAGCAGAGGAAAGTGGGGAACCCCTTTGAGCTGGACACCCAGCAGGAGCCTCAGGTGGACAAGGAGCAGTTTGAACGAGTCCTAGGCTACATCCAGCTGGGCCAGAAGGAGGGTGCAAAACTCCTCTGTGGCGGAGAGCGTTTCGGGGAGCGTGGTTTCTTCATCAAGCCTACTGTCTTTGGTGGCGTGCAGGATGACATGAGAATTGCCAAAGAGGAGATCTTTGGGCCTATGCAGCCCATGTTCAAGTTCAAGAAGATTGAGGAGGTGATTGAGAGGGCCAACAACACCAGGTATGTCCTGGCTGCAGCTGTGTTCACCCGGGATCTGGACAAGGCCATGTACTTCACCCAGGCACTCCAGGCCGGGACCGTGTGGGTAAACACCTACAACATCGTCACCTGCCACACGCCATTTGGAGGGTTTAAGGAATCTGGAAACGGGAGGGAGCTGGGTGAGGATGGGCTTAAGGCCTACACAGAGGTGAAGACAGTCACCATCAAGGTTCCTCAGAAGAAGTCGTAA
- the LOC115935867 gene encoding insulin-like growth factor-binding protein-like 1 isoform X2: MPRLSLLLPLLLLLLLPLLPPLPPSLGIRDVGGRRPECGPCRPEGCPAPAPCPAPGISALDECGCCARCLGAEGASCGGRAGGRCGPGLVCASRAAGAAPEGTGLCVCAQRGTVCGSDGRSYPSVCALRLRARHTPRAHPGHLHKARDGPCEFAPVVVVPPRSVHNVTGAQVGLSCEVRAVPTPVITWRKVTKSPEGTQALEELPGDHVNIAVQVRGGPSDHEATAWILGLRNIDHGMMEKSNNGSLCFMKSWKTCVCR, from the exons ATGCCGCGCTTGTCTCTGCTCTTGccgctgctgcttctgctgctgctgccgctgctgccgCCGCTGCCCCCGAGCCTCGGGATCCGGGACGTGGGCGGCCGGCGCCCCGAGTGTGGTCCGTGCCGGCCAGAGGGCTGCCCGGCGCCTGCGCCCTGCCCGGCGCCCGGGATCTCGGCGCTCGACGAGTGCGGCTGCTGCGCTCGCTGCCTGGGAGCCGAGGGCGCGAGCTGCGGGGGCCGCGCCGGCGGGCGCTGTGGCCCCGGCCTGGTATGCGCGAGCCGGGCCGCTGGGGCAGCGCCCGAGGGCACCGGGCTCTGCGTGTGCGCGCAGCGCGGCACCGTCTGCGGCTCCGACGGTCGCTCGTACCCCAGCGTCTGCGCGCTGCGCCTGCGCGCTCGGCACACGCCCCGCGCGCACCCCGGTCACCTGCACAAGGCGCGCGACGGCCCTTGCGAGTTCG CTCCTGTGGTCGTCGTTCCTCCCCGAAGTGTTCACAACGTCACCGGGGCGCAGGTGGGCCTGTCCTGTGAAGTGAGGGCTGTGCCTACCCCAGTCATCACGTGGAGAAAG GTCACGAAGTCCCCTGAGGGCACCCAAGCACTGGAGGAGCTGCCTGGGGACCATGTCAATATAGCCGTCCAAGTGCGAGGGGGCCCTTCTGACCATGAGGCCACGGCCTGGATTTTG gGTCTTAGAAACATTGATCATGGGATGATGGAAAAGTCAAATAACGGATCTTTGTGCTTCATGAAGAGTTGGAAAACCTGTGTGTGTAGATGA